One window of the Allorhizobium ampelinum S4 genome contains the following:
- the ilvN gene encoding acetolactate synthase small subunit: MNAHLQPTGSAYFISPETAAVESHTLSVLVDNEPGVLARVIGLFSGRGYNIESLTVSETEHEAHLSRITIVTRGTPLVLEQIKAQLERIVPVHRVLDLTVRARQLGQERPIEREVALVKVVSTGEMRAETLRLADAFHAKVVDATVDHFIFELTGKSSKIDQFVSIMKPLGLNEVCRTGIAAMNRGSQGM; encoded by the coding sequence ATGAACGCACATCTACAACCGACCGGTTCGGCCTATTTTATCTCCCCGGAAACGGCGGCCGTCGAAAGTCATACCCTGTCCGTGCTGGTCGATAACGAGCCGGGCGTTCTCGCCCGCGTTATCGGTCTGTTTTCCGGGCGTGGCTACAATATTGAAAGCCTGACCGTCTCGGAAACCGAGCATGAGGCGCATCTATCGCGGATCACCATCGTCACCCGTGGCACGCCACTGGTGCTGGAACAGATCAAGGCGCAGCTGGAGCGGATCGTGCCGGTCCACCGGGTGCTGGATTTGACCGTGCGCGCCCGCCAGCTTGGCCAGGAGCGGCCAATTGAGCGGGAAGTTGCGCTGGTCAAGGTGGTCTCGACAGGCGAGATGCGGGCCGAAACGCTGCGGCTGGCCGATGCCTTCCACGCCAAGGTGGTCGATGCCACGGTCGATCACTTCATCTTTGAGCTGACCGGCAAGTCCTCGAAGATCGACCAGTTTGTGTCGATCATGAAGCCGCTGGGGCTGAACGAAGTCTGCCGCACCGGCATCGCCGCCATGAACCGTGGCTCGCAGGGCATGTGA
- a CDS encoding ATP-binding protein, giving the protein MQNPDLPPSGSSLSSASAGQDRRDQMTPGNRFLGRVVACNGARATIAATAQEGGTDLTSLWSVGRLISITVGENRVVALVYAMRTETGLWSEDKDNGFIVDVELMGEVSRGPDGSEVFTSGITQYPYLGAVAHRIRVADLKRIYDSKEGGSCKIGRLSQDDSIDATIHIPSMLSKHFAVVGSTGVGKSTAVSLLLHKAIAADPKLRVLILDPHNEFAAAFGSQAVVIDTDTLDLPFWLMRLDELTEVLYRGRPAVVEELDVLRDLIPEAKRAFKGSEAGLTRRSERAGFTADTPVPYRLSDLLAAIDERIGRLEGRDEKPALRSLKMRIMSAVNDPRYRFMFSSNTISDTIMETVAHIFRVPGHGKPISTFQLAGIPSEIVNSVASVLCRMAFELALWSNGAIHMLVVCEEAHRYVPADPSLGFFPTRQAIARIAKEGRKYGVSLGIITQRPGELDQTILSQCSTVFAMRLSNDSDQAIIRKALPDSSISATSFISSIGNGEAIAFGEAIAVPMRMRFDRVEQRHLPKASGSTLAPSEDMPDNIDLSEVISRMRASAEPDISGFQQSYRAPEPEVYRPPAPNPEPTITTPLAEPFRAPTVEPPEAPRPILPSPPIEPYRPDMLPGTELGTSPAAPRPEPASGFRPASAYAGLRKPDAQTLFAAAPSPAVPPRRDTGMSLRESILKKPLGGLKD; this is encoded by the coding sequence TTGCAAAACCCTGATCTTCCACCTTCAGGCTCCTCCCTTTCCAGCGCATCCGCCGGACAGGATCGCCGTGACCAGATGACACCTGGCAATCGTTTTCTGGGCCGTGTGGTTGCCTGCAATGGCGCACGCGCCACAATCGCCGCCACCGCCCAGGAAGGCGGCACCGATCTGACGTCGCTCTGGTCTGTCGGGCGGCTGATTTCCATTACCGTCGGGGAAAATCGTGTCGTCGCACTGGTCTATGCCATGCGGACCGAAACCGGCCTGTGGAGCGAAGATAAAGATAACGGCTTCATCGTCGATGTCGAATTGATGGGCGAGGTCAGCCGGGGGCCGGATGGCAGCGAAGTCTTTACCTCAGGCATCACCCAATATCCCTATCTCGGCGCCGTTGCCCATCGCATCCGCGTGGCCGATCTGAAGCGGATCTACGATTCGAAAGAAGGCGGCAGTTGCAAGATCGGACGTTTGAGCCAGGACGATTCCATCGACGCCACGATCCACATTCCTTCCATGCTCTCCAAGCATTTCGCCGTGGTCGGCTCCACCGGCGTCGGAAAATCCACCGCCGTTTCACTATTGCTGCATAAGGCAATAGCCGCCGACCCCAAGCTGCGGGTGCTGATCCTCGATCCCCATAATGAATTTGCCGCAGCCTTTGGCAGCCAGGCCGTGGTGATCGACACCGACACGCTGGACCTGCCCTTCTGGCTGATGCGTCTCGATGAACTGACCGAAGTGCTCTATCGGGGCAGGCCCGCCGTCGTCGAAGAACTGGATGTTTTGCGCGACCTGATCCCGGAGGCCAAACGTGCCTTCAAAGGCTCTGAAGCTGGCCTGACGCGCCGCAGCGAGCGGGCTGGTTTTACCGCCGATACACCAGTGCCCTACCGATTGTCGGACCTGCTGGCCGCCATTGACGAGCGGATCGGCAGGCTGGAAGGCCGCGACGAAAAGCCCGCCCTGCGGTCGCTGAAAATGCGGATCATGTCGGCGGTCAACGATCCGCGCTATCGCTTCATGTTCTCCAGCAACACGATCAGCGATACGATCATGGAAACCGTCGCGCATATCTTTCGCGTGCCGGGCCATGGCAAGCCAATTTCCACGTTTCAACTGGCTGGCATTCCCTCCGAAATTGTCAATTCGGTGGCCTCCGTGCTGTGCCGCATGGCCTTCGAGCTGGCGCTCTGGTCAAACGGCGCAATCCACATGCTGGTGGTCTGCGAGGAAGCGCATCGCTATGTGCCGGCAGACCCCAGCCTTGGTTTTTTCCCAACCCGGCAGGCCATTGCGCGGATTGCCAAGGAGGGCCGCAAATACGGCGTTTCGCTCGGCATCATCACCCAAAGACCGGGGGAGCTGGACCAGACGATCCTGTCGCAATGCTCCACCGTTTTTGCCATGCGGCTTTCCAACGACAGCGATCAGGCCATCATCCGCAAGGCCCTACCCGATAGCTCAATCTCCGCCACCAGTTTCATTTCCTCAATTGGCAACGGCGAAGCGATTGCCTTTGGCGAAGCGATTGCCGTGCCGATGCGTATGCGGTTTGATCGGGTGGAGCAACGCCACCTCCCCAAAGCCAGCGGCAGCACGCTGGCCCCCTCCGAAGACATGCCAGATAATATAGACCTCAGCGAAGTCATCTCGCGGATGCGCGCCAGCGCAGAACCGGACATTTCGGGCTTCCAACAGAGCTATCGTGCGCCGGAGCCGGAAGTGTATAGACCGCCCGCTCCCAATCCTGAGCCGACCATCACCACCCCTCTTGCCGAGCCGTTCCGCGCCCCGACCGTCGAGCCGCCAGAAGCGCCGCGCCCGATCCTGCCCAGCCCGCCCATCGAGCCCTACCGGCCCGACATGTTGCCCGGCACCGAGCTTGGCACCTCACCCGCTGCACCCCGCCCCGAACCGGCCTCCGGCTTTCGCCCCGCCAGCGCCTATGCGGGCCTGCGTAAGCCGGATGCTCAAACCCTTTTTGCCGCCGCGCCCTCACCCGCCGTGCCGCCCAGGCGTGACACGGGCATGAGTTTGCGCGAGAGTATCTTGAAGAAGCCGCTGGGTGGGTTGAAGGATTGA
- a CDS encoding acetolactate synthase 3 large subunit, which translates to MTGTDNRMTGAEIVLRALKDNGVEHIFGYPGGSVLPIYDEIFQQDEIQHILVRHEQGAGHAAEGYARSTGKVGVMLVTSGPGVTNAITPLQDALMDSIPLVCLSGQVPTTLIGSDAFQECDTVGITRPCTKHNWLVKDVNDLARIIHEAFRIAKTGRPGPVVVDIPKDVQFATGTYTPPENHTIQRSYQPKMQGDSRAIQAAVELMASARRPVIYSGGGVVNSGPEASKLLRELVSLTDFPITSTLMGLGSYPASGKNWLGMLGMHGSYEANMAMHDCDVMVCIGARFDDRITGRLNAFSPNSKKIHIDIDPSSINKTVRVDIPITGDIAHVLEDMVRQWRALAKKPDAAQTAEWKASVAGWKARKSFSYTPSRDVIMPQYAIERLSALSLGHDTYITTEVGQHQMWAAQFFGFEQPNHWMTSGGLGTMGYGFPAAIGVQIAHPESLVIDIAGDASIQMCIQEMSCAVQYNAPVKIFILNNQYMGMVRQWQQLLHGNRLSNSYTEAMPDFVKLAEAYGAVGIRCEKPDQLDDAILEMINVKKPVIFDCRVANLANCFPMIPSGKAHNEMLLPDEATDDAVATAIDAKGRQLV; encoded by the coding sequence ATGACTGGCACAGACAACAGGATGACCGGCGCAGAAATTGTTTTGAGGGCGCTGAAGGATAATGGGGTCGAACATATATTCGGCTATCCGGGCGGCTCAGTCCTGCCAATCTATGATGAAATCTTCCAGCAGGACGAGATCCAGCATATCCTCGTGCGTCATGAACAGGGCGCTGGCCATGCTGCTGAAGGGTATGCCCGCTCGACCGGCAAGGTCGGGGTCATGCTCGTCACCTCAGGTCCTGGCGTCACCAACGCGATTACGCCGCTGCAGGATGCCTTGATGGACAGCATTCCGCTGGTTTGCCTGTCCGGCCAGGTGCCGACCACGCTGATCGGCTCGGATGCGTTCCAGGAATGCGATACGGTTGGCATTACCCGCCCCTGCACCAAGCACAATTGGCTGGTCAAGGATGTCAACGATCTGGCCCGCATTATCCACGAAGCCTTCCGTATTGCCAAAACCGGACGTCCCGGCCCTGTCGTCGTCGATATTCCGAAGGATGTGCAATTTGCCACCGGCACCTATACACCGCCGGAAAACCACACGATCCAGCGCAGCTATCAGCCGAAAATGCAGGGTGACTCCAGGGCGATCCAGGCGGCTGTCGAGCTGATGGCCAGCGCCCGGCGTCCGGTGATCTATTCGGGTGGTGGTGTTGTCAATTCCGGGCCGGAAGCCTCCAAGCTGCTGCGCGAACTGGTCAGCCTCACCGATTTTCCGATCACCTCGACCCTGATGGGCTTGGGCAGCTATCCGGCATCGGGCAAGAACTGGCTGGGCATGCTGGGCATGCACGGCTCCTACGAGGCCAACATGGCCATGCATGATTGCGACGTGATGGTCTGTATCGGCGCACGGTTCGATGACCGCATCACGGGCCGTCTCAATGCGTTTTCGCCCAATTCCAAGAAGATCCATATCGATATCGATCCGTCCTCGATCAACAAGACGGTGCGCGTCGATATTCCGATCACTGGCGATATCGCCCATGTTCTGGAAGACATGGTGCGTCAGTGGCGTGCGCTGGCGAAAAAGCCGGATGCAGCGCAGACTGCGGAATGGAAGGCCAGTGTTGCCGGTTGGAAGGCGCGCAAGTCTTTCTCCTATACGCCCTCCAGGGACGTGATCATGCCGCAATATGCCATCGAGCGCCTGTCGGCACTGAGCCTCGGCCATGATACCTACATCACCACAGAAGTCGGCCAGCACCAGATGTGGGCCGCCCAGTTTTTCGGCTTCGAACAGCCGAACCACTGGATGACCTCGGGCGGCCTCGGCACGATGGGCTATGGTTTCCCGGCGGCGATTGGCGTGCAGATCGCCCATCCGGAAAGCCTGGTCATCGACATCGCCGGTGATGCCTCCATCCAGATGTGCATCCAGGAAATGTCCTGCGCCGTGCAATATAACGCGCCGGTGAAGATCTTCATTCTCAACAACCAGTATATGGGCATGGTGCGGCAATGGCAGCAGTTGTTGCATGGCAACCGGCTGTCCAACTCGTACACCGAAGCCATGCCTGATTTCGTCAAACTGGCGGAAGCCTATGGCGCGGTCGGCATTCGCTGTGAAAAGCCAGATCAACTGGATGATGCGATCCTGGAGATGATCAACGTGAAGAAACCTGTGATCTTCGACTGCCGGGTGGCCAATCTCGCCAATTGTTTCCCGATGATCCCATCGGGCAAGGCGCATAACGAAATGCTGTTGCCGGACGAGGCGACGGACGATGCGGTGGCAACGGCCATCGATGCCAAGGGCCGTCAGCTCGTTTAA
- a CDS encoding MerR family transcriptional regulator, which translates to MAGQPEFLDVTESITPILKAGLAMMPDLPLPEDLPPEPVAISEMANLFGVTHRTLHFYEEKNLLSSSRMGLMRVYYHRDIIRMALINTCREIGMPIAAIQDLFAELSGTITQAQANELLNTALEARKRELIASQSMMFRQIEQINSLLTREDDQNETETPTLRHGIDLTELEHHCLSLMAEGYTQVRVARTMQMTFEAVIALEASIMRKVQATNRFQAVAKAVLLGIVAN; encoded by the coding sequence ATGGCAGGCCAACCCGAATTTCTTGACGTTACAGAATCCATCACTCCCATCCTGAAAGCAGGTCTTGCCATGATGCCGGATCTGCCTTTGCCCGAAGATCTACCACCGGAGCCGGTGGCAATTTCCGAAATGGCCAATCTGTTTGGCGTCACCCACAGAACCCTGCATTTCTATGAGGAAAAGAACCTTCTCTCCTCAAGCCGCATGGGGCTGATGCGGGTCTATTACCATCGTGACATTATCCGCATGGCGCTGATCAACACCTGCCGGGAGATCGGCATGCCGATTGCCGCCATTCAGGATCTGTTTGCCGAACTGAGCGGCACCATCACTCAGGCACAAGCCAATGAGCTTCTCAACACGGCGCTGGAGGCACGAAAACGGGAATTGATTGCATCGCAATCGATGATGTTTCGCCAGATCGAGCAGATCAACAGCCTTCTCACCCGCGAAGATGACCAGAACGAAACAGAGACGCCGACTTTGCGCCATGGTATTGATCTGACCGAACTGGAGCATCACTGCCTGTCGCTAATGGCGGAAGGCTATACCCAGGTGCGGGTGGCACGAACCATGCAAATGACCTTCGAAGCGGTGATTGCGCTGGAAGCCAGCATCATGCGCAAGGTCCAGGCGACAAATCGATTCCAGGCGGTAGCAAAAGCGGTGCTGCTGGGCATCGTTGCCAATTAG
- a CDS encoding winged helix-turn-helix transcriptional regulator, with translation MTRGVSKSKRAEDNCPVRSVISHVGDKWSTLILGSLAEKPYRFGELRRLVPDISQRMLTQTLRDLQRDGYVHRQVFPTKPPSVEYGLTEMGEQLVFSLKYLVEFAIDNHARVVEARARFDRQNV, from the coding sequence ATGACGAGGGGGGTAAGCAAAAGCAAGCGGGCGGAAGACAATTGCCCGGTGCGCTCGGTGATTTCCCATGTCGGCGACAAATGGTCGACGCTCATTCTAGGTTCGCTTGCCGAGAAACCCTATCGCTTCGGTGAGCTTCGACGCCTGGTACCGGACATTTCTCAGCGTATGCTGACCCAGACCCTGAGGGACCTGCAACGCGATGGTTATGTGCACCGGCAGGTTTTCCCCACCAAACCGCCCAGCGTTGAATATGGCCTGACGGAGATGGGCGAGCAGCTGGTATTTTCACTCAAATATCTCGTGGAATTTGCCATCGACAATCATGCCCGCGTGGTCGAGGCCCGCGCTCGGTTCGATAGGCAGAATGTTTGA
- a CDS encoding LysE family translocator encodes MTPETLVALILFAFTTSITPGPNNMMLFASGVNFGFLRTLPHMLGIGAGFFTLLIGVGLGLGALLAAVPMLYHGLKIAGGLYLLWIAWKIGSSRSLGEGKAQAVPMSFLAAAGFQWINPKAWVMAVTAMATYTNPQVYWFTVFLVGLVFALVNVPVVSAWAGFGSVLREWLSNPVRLKWFNITMALLLVVSLWPMLA; translated from the coding sequence ATGACACCCGAAACGCTTGTCGCCTTGATTCTCTTTGCCTTCACTACGTCGATTACGCCAGGTCCAAACAACATGATGCTGTTTGCGTCAGGAGTAAATTTTGGCTTTCTGCGCACTCTGCCGCATATGCTTGGCATTGGTGCGGGCTTTTTCACGCTATTGATTGGTGTTGGACTGGGATTGGGTGCCTTGCTTGCGGCAGTGCCCATGCTTTATCACGGGCTGAAAATTGCCGGTGGTCTCTATCTACTGTGGATTGCCTGGAAGATCGGTTCCTCACGCAGCCTTGGTGAAGGCAAGGCGCAGGCGGTGCCGATGTCCTTTCTGGCCGCAGCGGGATTTCAATGGATCAATCCCAAGGCGTGGGTCATGGCTGTCACGGCCATGGCGACCTATACCAATCCGCAAGTCTATTGGTTCACGGTGTTTCTGGTCGGGCTGGTGTTTGCGCTGGTGAATGTGCCTGTCGTCTCGGCCTGGGCTGGATTCGGCTCAGTGCTGCGGGAATGGCTGTCCAATCCGGTGCGGTTGAAGTGGTTCAATATCACCATGGCCTTGCTGCTGGTCGTAAGCCTGTGGCCTATGCTGGCATAA
- a CDS encoding aldo/keto reductase, with protein sequence MNDTLPTITLPSGQIVPALGLGTWMMGENAAAEKDEIAAVNHALDLGMTVIDTAEKYGDGSTEQIIGRALKTRRNETYLVSKVAPWNASREGTMSACEGSLKRLGTDCLDLYLLHWRGEHPLTDTVEAFETLKNQGKIKAWGVSNFDVADMEELFAVENGANCQANQILYNLSRRGVEYDLLPWCQERGLAIMAYSPIEQGRLLKHPELIHVAKANQATPAQVALAFLLERDNVLPIPKTTATTRIEENRGSVDIELTEDDLARLDAAFPPPQRKQPMEML encoded by the coding sequence ATGAACGACACCCTTCCCACGATTACCCTGCCTTCCGGCCAGATCGTGCCAGCTCTTGGCCTCGGCACATGGATGATGGGTGAGAATGCGGCCGCGGAAAAAGACGAAATCGCCGCCGTGAATCATGCCCTCGATCTCGGCATGACAGTGATTGACACCGCTGAAAAATATGGAGATGGCAGTACTGAACAGATTATCGGGCGAGCCTTGAAAACACGGCGCAACGAAACCTACCTTGTCTCGAAAGTCGCGCCATGGAACGCCAGCCGAGAGGGCACGATGAGCGCTTGCGAAGGGAGCCTCAAACGGCTCGGCACCGACTGCCTCGATCTCTACCTGCTGCACTGGCGCGGCGAACACCCGTTGACAGACACGGTCGAGGCGTTTGAGACGCTGAAAAACCAAGGCAAGATCAAAGCTTGGGGCGTCTCGAATTTCGATGTCGCCGACATGGAGGAACTGTTTGCCGTGGAGAACGGCGCGAACTGCCAAGCCAACCAGATCCTCTACAATCTGAGCCGCCGTGGCGTGGAATACGATCTTCTTCCCTGGTGTCAGGAACGCGGCCTTGCCATTATGGCGTATTCGCCGATTGAGCAGGGGCGGCTCCTCAAGCACCCAGAACTGATCCATGTGGCAAAGGCCAATCAGGCAACGCCTGCGCAAGTGGCGCTTGCTTTCCTGCTTGAGCGCGACAACGTGTTGCCGATCCCGAAGACTACAGCCACAACCCGCATCGAAGAAAACCGTGGATCGGTCGATATAGAACTAACGGAAGACGATCTGGCGCGGCTCGATGCTGCATTTCCACCACCGCAACGAAAGCAGCCGATGGAAATGCTGTGA
- a CDS encoding pyridoxine 5'-phosphate synthase — translation MPAKLSVNLNAIAMLRNRRDLPWPDVRHFGRLALQAGAQGLTVHPRPDQRHVRFSDLPLLRALIDDEFPKAEFNIEGYPSEDFLQLCEEAQPEQVTLVPDDPSQATSDHGWDFAAHQVFLTDVVARLKAAGMRVSLFADGDGNAQAVATAKATGADRIELYTGPYGSCYDAPEKAARELALLGATADAAHALGMGVNGGHDLTIANLPALAERIPFLAEVSIGHALTADALEFGMAETVRRFRRACGELA, via the coding sequence ATGCCAGCAAAATTATCCGTCAATCTGAATGCCATCGCCATGCTGCGTAACCGGCGCGATCTTCCCTGGCCGGATGTCCGGCATTTCGGTCGCCTGGCGCTTCAGGCGGGCGCTCAAGGCCTGACTGTTCATCCCCGGCCCGACCAGCGGCATGTCCGGTTCAGCGACCTGCCGCTGCTGCGTGCGTTGATCGATGACGAGTTTCCAAAGGCCGAGTTTAATATCGAAGGTTATCCCAGCGAAGATTTTCTACAGCTTTGCGAAGAGGCACAGCCGGAGCAGGTGACGTTGGTCCCGGATGACCCGTCTCAGGCTACCTCTGATCATGGCTGGGATTTCGCCGCGCATCAAGTGTTTTTGACAGATGTCGTTGCGCGATTGAAGGCGGCAGGTATGCGGGTTTCCCTGTTTGCCGATGGCGATGGGAATGCGCAGGCGGTTGCCACGGCCAAGGCGACCGGCGCCGACCGGATCGAGCTTTACACGGGACCATATGGCAGCTGCTACGACGCGCCGGAAAAAGCGGCCCGTGAACTAGCGCTTCTGGGGGCAACCGCTGATGCGGCGCATGCTCTGGGCATGGGCGTCAATGGCGGTCATGACCTGACAATCGCCAATCTTCCGGCGCTGGCGGAGCGGATTCCCTTCCTGGCCGAGGTCTCTATCGGTCACGCGCTGACGGCGGACGCGCTGGAATTCGGCATGGCCGAAACCGTTCGGCGTTTTCGCCGAGCCTGTGGCGAGTTGGCCTGA
- a CDS encoding SDR family oxidoreductase has product MTKILITGASGKLGRLVINHLLESQHVAAADIVAASRNPSGLADLAAKGIETRQADFTDPASLDQAFSGIDRLLIISTDAIGSRVEQHKAAVAAAANAKVGRIFYTSMPNPETSKILFAPEHAQTEQAIKASGLAYTILRNNWYMENLFMTLPSALASGQWHTSAGEGKTAYIAREDIARAIASALAKPVAENIVYTLSGSRAYSNREIAALAEKATGKPLAVVDITDQQLEDGMVAAGIPKPVAPVFASIDTAIRAGDLDVITDDAQSLSGHPLLSLEAFIEANKASLIG; this is encoded by the coding sequence ATGACCAAAATACTGATTACCGGAGCATCCGGAAAGCTTGGAAGACTTGTCATCAACCATTTGCTGGAAAGCCAGCATGTTGCCGCTGCTGATATCGTCGCTGCCAGCCGCAACCCGTCTGGTCTGGCGGATCTTGCCGCAAAAGGCATCGAAACACGTCAGGCCGACTTTACCGATCCGGCATCGCTTGACCAGGCCTTTTCCGGCATTGACCGGCTGCTGATCATTTCCACCGATGCCATCGGTTCGCGCGTCGAGCAGCACAAGGCAGCGGTTGCCGCCGCCGCCAATGCCAAGGTCGGCCGGATTTTCTACACATCCATGCCAAATCCGGAGACATCCAAGATCCTGTTTGCTCCCGAACATGCGCAGACCGAACAGGCCATCAAGGCTTCCGGCCTTGCCTATACGATTTTGCGCAACAACTGGTACATGGAAAATCTATTCATGACGCTGCCATCGGCGCTGGCCAGCGGCCAGTGGCATACATCCGCCGGAGAGGGCAAGACCGCCTATATCGCCCGAGAAGACATTGCCCGCGCCATTGCCAGCGCCCTGGCCAAGCCAGTGGCCGAAAACATCGTCTATACGCTCAGCGGCAGCCGCGCCTATAGCAACAGAGAGATTGCCGCCCTGGCCGAAAAAGCCACGGGCAAGCCGCTTGCCGTGGTCGACATCACCGACCAGCAGTTGGAAGACGGCATGGTCGCTGCCGGCATTCCCAAACCCGTAGCGCCGGTGTTCGCTTCAATCGATACGGCCATCCGCGCCGGTGACCTGGATGTGATAACTGATGATGCGCAAAGCTTGTCGGGCCATCCATTGCTGTCGCTAGAGGCCTTCATCGAAGCAAACAAGGCCTCCCTCATCGGCTGA
- a CDS encoding ATP-dependent DNA helicase translates to MEFAPQQDEALKAVAKWLKEGKTPVFRLFGYAGTGKTTLARHFAENVDGDVLFAAFTGKAAQVLRSRGATTARTIHSLIYRPRGEEEVSDEETGKTSMTPMFSVNRQSPVAKAALIVIDECSMVDEQLGRDLMSFGTPILVLGDPGQLPPVTGGGFFTEQEPDYLLTDIHRQARDNPIIQLAMQIREGKEITHGDYGSTARVISKNEVTQDLVLNCDQVLVGTNKTRRRYNKRLRELKGFTADYPQSGDKLVCLRNDQVKGLLNGSLWQVMTSSRETVKPGMNLLIKPEDDDMDRGAAKIKLLKAAFEDVETEIPWTTRKRYDEFDYGYALTVHKAQGSQWNNVVLFDESWAFRDTRERWLYTAVTRAAETLTIVR, encoded by the coding sequence ATGGAATTTGCACCTCAACAAGATGAAGCTCTCAAGGCCGTTGCCAAATGGCTGAAGGAGGGGAAGACCCCGGTTTTCCGTCTGTTCGGCTATGCCGGAACCGGCAAGACCACGCTTGCCCGGCATTTTGCCGAGAATGTCGATGGCGATGTGTTGTTTGCAGCCTTTACCGGTAAGGCGGCGCAGGTGTTGCGCTCGCGTGGCGCGACCACGGCGCGCACCATTCATTCGCTGATTTACCGTCCGCGTGGCGAAGAGGAAGTGTCGGACGAGGAGACCGGCAAGACCTCGATGACGCCGATGTTTTCCGTCAACCGGCAAAGCCCGGTGGCCAAGGCCGCCCTGATCGTCATCGACGAGTGCTCAATGGTCGATGAGCAGCTTGGCCGTGACCTGATGAGCTTTGGCACACCCATTCTGGTGTTGGGCGATCCCGGCCAGTTGCCGCCGGTGACGGGCGGCGGGTTCTTTACCGAGCAGGAGCCGGACTATCTGCTGACGGATATTCATCGCCAGGCCCGTGACAATCCGATCATCCAGCTTGCCATGCAGATCCGCGAAGGCAAGGAAATCACGCATGGTGATTACGGCAGCACGGCGCGGGTGATTTCCAAGAATGAGGTAACGCAGGATCTGGTGCTGAATTGCGATCAGGTTCTGGTCGGCACCAACAAGACCCGGCGACGCTACAACAAGCGGCTGCGCGAATTGAAGGGCTTTACCGCCGATTACCCGCAATCTGGCGACAAACTGGTCTGCCTGCGCAATGATCAGGTCAAGGGTCTGCTGAACGGCTCGCTTTGGCAGGTGATGACTTCTTCACGAGAGACGGTGAAACCTGGCATGAACCTGCTGATCAAGCCGGAAGATGACGACATGGATCGAGGTGCTGCCAAGATCAAGCTGCTGAAAGCGGCCTTCGAAGACGTCGAGACTGAAATTCCTTGGACGACGCGCAAGCGCTATGACGAGTTTGATTATGGCTATGCGCTGACGGTGCATAAGGCCCAGGGCTCGCAGTGGAACAATGTCGTGCTGTTTGATGAAAGCTGGGCGTTTCGTGATACGCGCGAGCGCTGGCTCTACACCGCCGTGACCCGTGCGGCAGAGACGCTGACCATAGTCCGGTAA